Proteins encoded together in one Rhizobium bangladeshense window:
- a CDS encoding carbohydrate ABC transporter permease: MSSLTSPIGTSSSAAAAAGVERGNSARLIGRIVIYGLLVLFAILYLMPLFVMLTTSFKTMDEIQSGNMLALPQAPTFEPWIKAWGETCVGLTCAGIKGYFWNSIKMVVPAVAISTILGALNGYILTKWRFPGHTLVFGLMLFACFIPFQSVLLPMATILGSLGRFGMTLQNATGLTFGFGNPTVNLVFVHVVYGLGFTTLFFRNFYEAFPSELVRAAQVDGASFFQIFRRIMLPNSLPIIVVTVIYQFTNIWNDFLFASAYAGTGDSMPMTVALNNVVNTSTGVVEYNVNMAAAMIAAVPTLIVYILAGRYFVRGLMAGAVKG; encoded by the coding sequence ATGAGCAGCCTCACCTCTCCGATCGGCACCTCGTCATCGGCTGCGGCAGCCGCAGGAGTTGAGCGCGGCAACAGCGCCCGCCTGATCGGCCGCATCGTCATCTACGGCCTGCTGGTCCTCTTCGCCATCCTCTATCTGATGCCGCTCTTCGTCATGCTGACGACCTCGTTCAAGACGATGGACGAGATCCAGAGCGGCAACATGCTGGCGCTGCCGCAAGCCCCGACCTTCGAGCCCTGGATCAAGGCCTGGGGCGAGACCTGCGTCGGGCTCACCTGCGCCGGCATCAAGGGCTACTTCTGGAACTCGATCAAGATGGTGGTGCCGGCGGTGGCGATCTCCACCATCCTCGGGGCGCTCAACGGCTATATCCTGACCAAATGGCGCTTTCCCGGCCATACGCTGGTGTTCGGGCTGATGCTGTTTGCCTGCTTCATCCCGTTCCAGTCGGTGCTCCTGCCGATGGCCACCATCCTCGGTTCGCTCGGCCGCTTCGGCATGACGCTGCAGAACGCCACCGGCTTGACCTTCGGCTTCGGCAATCCGACCGTCAACCTGGTCTTCGTCCATGTCGTCTATGGCCTCGGCTTCACCACGCTGTTCTTCCGCAATTTCTACGAGGCTTTCCCGAGCGAGCTGGTGCGCGCCGCCCAGGTCGATGGCGCGAGCTTCTTCCAGATCTTCCGCCGCATCATGCTGCCGAACTCGCTGCCGATCATCGTCGTCACCGTCATCTACCAGTTCACCAACATCTGGAACGACTTCCTGTTCGCCTCGGCTTACGCCGGCACCGGGGATTCCATGCCGATGACGGTGGCGCTCAACAATGTCGTCAACACCTCGACCGGGGTGGTCGAATACAATGTCAACATGGCGGCTGCAATGATCGCGGCCGTTCCCACGCTCATCGTCTATATCCTCGCCGGCCGCTACTTCGTGCGTGGCCTGATGGCGGGCGCAGTCAAAGGGTAA
- a CDS encoding ABC transporter ATP-binding protein, with product MAFLEISGLRKRFGAIDILKGIDLELEKGGFLVLVGPSGCGKSTLLNTIAGLETVTSGEIRIDGRAINGLHPSKRDIAMVFQSYALYPNMTVAGNIAFGMEIRGVPKEERAKAIKQVSDMLQIGHLLDRKPSQLSGGQRQRVAMGRALVRNPQVFLFDEPLSNLDAKLRVDMRTEIKRLHQRMGTTFVYVTHDQIEAMTLATKIAVLKDGVLQQFGTPAEIYNSPANLFVADFMGSPAMNLLNATVEAGAAGLAVSLERPNGAPLRLPVVSGNHGLSAYAGRPVIFGIRPEALTDPDGADRKARSLTEDDCLIEVVEPAGSDTFAVTKLGGKSVVARLRADAGIAPGQNTRLAFNLDKAVFFDPETQARIA from the coding sequence ATGGCCTTCCTGGAAATCTCCGGCCTCAGAAAGCGCTTCGGCGCCATCGACATCCTCAAGGGGATCGATCTCGAACTCGAAAAGGGCGGCTTCCTCGTGCTGGTCGGCCCGTCCGGCTGCGGCAAGTCGACCCTGCTCAACACCATCGCCGGGCTGGAGACGGTCACATCAGGCGAGATCAGGATCGACGGGCGCGCCATCAACGGCCTGCACCCTTCCAAGCGCGACATCGCCATGGTGTTCCAGTCCTATGCGCTCTATCCGAACATGACGGTGGCGGGCAACATCGCCTTCGGCATGGAAATCCGCGGCGTGCCGAAGGAGGAGCGGGCCAAGGCGATCAAGCAGGTCTCCGACATGCTGCAGATCGGCCATCTGCTCGACCGCAAGCCGTCGCAGTTGTCCGGCGGCCAGCGTCAGCGCGTCGCCATGGGCCGGGCGCTGGTGCGCAATCCGCAGGTCTTCCTGTTCGACGAGCCGCTCTCCAATCTCGACGCCAAGCTGCGCGTCGACATGCGCACCGAGATCAAGCGGCTGCATCAGCGCATGGGCACCACCTTCGTCTATGTCACCCACGACCAGATCGAGGCGATGACGCTGGCGACCAAGATCGCCGTGCTGAAGGACGGGGTGCTGCAGCAGTTCGGCACGCCGGCCGAGATCTATAACAGCCCGGCCAATCTCTTCGTCGCCGACTTCATGGGATCGCCGGCGATGAACCTGCTCAACGCCACCGTCGAGGCCGGTGCCGCCGGGCTTGCCGTCTCGCTCGAACGGCCGAATGGGGCACCGCTCAGACTGCCTGTCGTCTCCGGCAATCACGGCCTGTCTGCCTATGCCGGCAGGCCAGTGATCTTCGGCATCCGCCCCGAAGCCCTGACCGATCCTGACGGCGCCGACCGCAAGGCGCGCTCGCTGACCGAGGACGATTGCCTGATCGAAGTGGTCGAACCGGCCGGCTCCGACACCTTCGCCGTCACCAAGCTCGGCGGCAAATCCGTCGTCGCCCGCCTGCGCGCCGATGCCGGCATCGCACCAGGCCAGAATACACGCCTCGCATTCAACCTCGACAAGGCGGTGTTCTTCGATCCAGAAACACAGGCGCGGATCGCGTGA